The stretch of DNA AGTTGCTCGCATTCGGAATCGTATCCATGTATGTTCCACTTGTTGTATATACCTGTCCGCTTGGGCTTGTATAACTTCCGCAGACCACTTCTGTTATGCTTCCTGTTGTGCTGCTATTTACTGTTAAATTAATCGTTAGTATTGAATCACAGTTGCTTGCATTCGGAATCGTATCTATGTATGTTCCACTTGTTGTATACACCTGTCCACTTGGGCTTGTATAGCTACCACATACCACTTCTGTTATGCTTCCTGTTGTGCTGCTATTTACTGTTAAATTGAGCGTTAGTATTGAATCGCAGTTGTTCGCATTTGGAATCGTATCCATGTATGTTCCACTTGTTGTATATACCTGTCCGCTTGGGCTTGTATAACTGCCACATACCACTTCTGTTATGCTTCCTGTTGTGCTGCTATTTACTGTTAAATTAATCGTTAGTATTGAATCACAGTTGCTTGCATTCGGAATCGTATCTATGTATGTTCCACTTGTTGTATACACCTGTCCACTTGGGCTTGTATAGCTACCACATACCACTTCTGTTATGCTTCCTGTTGTGCTGCTATTTACTGTTAAATTGAGCGTTAGTATTGAATCGCAGTTGTTCGCATTTGGAATCGTATCCATGTATGTTCCACTTGTTGTATATACCTGTCCGCTTGGGCTTGTATAACTGCCACATACCACTTCTGTTATGCTCCCTGTTGTACTGCTATTTACTGTTAAATTGAGCGTTAGTATTGAATCGCAGTTGCTTGCATTTGGAATCGTATCCATGTATGTTCCACTTGTTGCATATACCTGTCCGCTTGGGCTTGTATAGCTACCACATACCACTTCTGTTATACTTCCTGTTGTGCTGCTATTTACTGTTAAATTGAGCGTTAGTATTGAATCACAGTTGCTCGCATTCGGAATCGTATCCATGTATGTTCCACTTGTCGTATATACCTGTCCACTTGGGCTTGTATAGCTTCCGCAGACCACTTCTGTTATGCTTCCTGTTGTGTTGGTACAACAAATAGAAGACATCGAAACCATCCAATCGTCACTAATTGAAAAATAATCTCGTTCCAATTCCAATTCATAAGTCCCCATAGAAAATGAGGTCAACTCCAAAGTAGCTGCCGTAGAAAGTGGAGTTCCATTAGCAGACCATTCTTTTGAATAATAAGATGCGGCATTAAACCCACTAATTTGCTCCAAATTTGACAAGACTTGAATACTAGCAGCAGCAGCAATACCATTGTTATTGTTGCCACTATAATCAACTACCTGAGTTCTATTATCACCACAATTTACCATCATAGGGTAATGCGCTTTCAGATGAGTATACTTAGGATGGTTAATCATAACAGGAGCATCCATTAACACAGCAACATCAGCAGAATCTAGCACCTCGTTCCATATCGTTACTTCTGTCATTTGCCCCTCAAAGAAATTTCCCATTGAGTTGCCACTATCAAACTCCTGTCCTAGTGAAATTTGATGGTTAGCAGCCACAGATTGAGCGTTAACATACGAACGAACCATAACCCCATCTATATACAATTTGGTTAAATTACTACTTTCGTCATAGGTATACCCAACATAATGCCACTGTCCATCGGTTACTACAACTCCCGAATAACGACTATTAGAACCATCGTAAACGCCAAATTCTTCATTGGTTCCTATTTGCATCAAACAGACATTCCCACCAGTGCTGGTATTAATCGCCAACAACTGCTGAGAAGATCCTGTTACCTGTGTTGATTGCTTGATCCACATAAATGCCGAGCGATTGGTTCCTGCAATATCATTCGCAACACTATTTATTTGGACCCAATCGCTATTGTTTTTATCAAAATCAGCATAAGAAACATACTCGGTATAAGCAGTATGTCTTAACGTATCCGTAGCAGGGCACAAGGTCTCATCTTTTAAGGTATCCTGCACTAGAGCCATGTTATTAATCGTCAACGTTGTCTGAACAATGGTATCGGCTGCCCCTCCTGTTCCTACTAAAGTGTCAGTGTATACCCCACTTGTATTTAACAAGGTACCCGTTGGGCCTACATAACCATTGTTGTCACAAATTTCTATGGTAGGATATTGACAAACATAACCTGCTGGACACTCAGGGATGTAATCAAAGGTAAAATTTGTATTTACCCCTTGCCCTGTCTGATTGTTATAACCAAAAGCCATTACATAAAACACTTCTCCACCTTGAAAGTAAATATTTCCTGTACGTCCTATTTGCAATGTATCTCTAAAACCACAAAAATTTCCCGCACGAGGCAAAAAAGTTAACTGGTTGTTGTTAGTAGGATTAGGTACACTAGAAATATAGCCTAACATAGATCCTGCAAGTGGTTGGTAAGAACTCATATCTCCTCTCAATGTTCCAGGATAAGGTGGAATTTCGATTCGATAAACCACTGTAGAGCAGCAAGCAGCAATACAGCCCCCTTGCATTCCCGTATTGGAGCCCCCCAAGGAAGTATTCACATTGGCATCTGTATACGGAAAAGTATTCACAACCTTAGCTGTAGCAATACTAGTATTGGATGGTGTTTGGGCTTGACTAGCCTGATAATTTATTAACAAGAACAATAAACTAGTTATTATTGATAGTTTGGATAATTCGATCATCTTTACAGTTTTCGTTTTGTATCTAAGAATATTCATTCTCAAAGATGTCGCTATCCTTGTCCATACACAATTTTATGTTATGAAAGCCCTAAATTATGTTCTAAAAAGATCTTGTTCATAGAACCTTACAACTCTACAATCTCTATTTCTACCCTTCTATTTAAGTGTGCCAAACGCCCACCTGTATCATGCAATA from Aureispira anguillae encodes:
- a CDS encoding LamG-like jellyroll fold domain-containing protein, with amino-acid sequence MIELSKLSIITSLLFLLINYQASQAQTPSNTSIATAKVVNTFPYTDANVNTSLGGSNTGMQGGCIAACCSTVVYRIEIPPYPGTLRGDMSSYQPLAGSMLGYISSVPNPTNNNQLTFLPRAGNFCGFRDTLQIGRTGNIYFQGGEVFYVMAFGYNNQTGQGVNTNFTFDYIPECPAGYVCQYPTIEICDNNGYVGPTGTLLNTSGVYTDTLVGTGGAADTIVQTTLTINNMALVQDTLKDETLCPATDTLRHTAYTEYVSYADFDKNNSDWVQINSVANDIAGTNRSAFMWIKQSTQVTGSSQQLLAINTSTGGNVCLMQIGTNEEFGVYDGSNSRYSGVVVTDGQWHYVGYTYDESSNLTKLYIDGVMVRSYVNAQSVAANHQISLGQEFDSGNSMGNFFEGQMTEVTIWNEVLDSADVAVLMDAPVMINHPKYTHLKAHYPMMVNCGDNRTQVVDYSGNNNNGIAAAASIQVLSNLEQISGFNAASYYSKEWSANGTPLSTAATLELTSFSMGTYELELERDYFSISDDWMVSMSSICCTNTTGSITEVVCGSYTSPSGQVYTTSGTYMDTIPNASNCDSILTLNLTVNSSTTGSITEVVCGSYTSPSGQVYATSGTYMDTIPNASNCDSILTLNLTVNSSTTGSITEVVCGSYTSPSGQVYTTSGTYMDTIPNANNCDSILTLNLTVNSSTTGSITEVVCGSYTSPSGQVYTTSGTYIDTIPNASNCDSILTINLTVNSSTTGSITEVVCGSYTSPSGQVYTTSGTYMDTIPNANNCDSILTLNLTVNSSTTGSITEVVCGSYTSPSGQVYTTSGTYIDTIPNASNCDSILTINLTVNSSTTGSITEVVCGSYTSPSGQVYTTSGTYMDTIPNASNCDSILTINLTVNSSTTGSITEVVCGSYTSPSGQVYTTSGTYMDTIPNASNCDSILTLNLTVNSSTTGSITEVVCGSYTSPSGQVYTTSGTYMDTIPNASNCDSILTINLTVSTIQLGVTQNGINLTADETGAIYQWLDCSNGMQAINGATSQTFIATSNGDYAVEITNADNCVDTSACINVTGLSISGTQTTDVFKLYPNPTTGNVILDLGGLEDAIWVNIYDLAGKQVFSQEFATASLFNVEIDALSGVYLLEVSTASGIKTTLKLTKL